The sequence TACTTCgcttaaaaaaatatctattttgaATCATGCTATCTCTttcttcaaaattattattatgatATGTGTTGCGTATATGAGTAGGAATAGTAAAAGTTTTTgtcaaacattttgtttcaCTTTTGCTAGTTTTATGTAGATTTTTACAGAATTTATTTACTTCATCGTGGCGAATTAAGGCATAATCAGTATTTTCTTGTACTTGTGCTAATGTACATCTAGTTGCAATTTGCAAAATCGGGTCTTTTGGGCCTttgacatattttttcaaaactccgttcatatcctcaaaattgaacAAAGAAAATGTCCACAATGGACCATAGTTACGTACGCATAGGGGTATATGTAGTAATAAATGAACATTGTATTTCATTTCATCTATACCGTATAGTTGTTCAAACTGTTCAACGAATAACTTTAACTGAGTTTCAcaattttgaatttctaaatccgTTATAGTATTCGATAGAAACGTTTGTATGACCGAAACTAAGAGTAGGAAGTGATCGTAATATTTTTgaggtaaatatttttttaaacatacgGAGCTATATAAGAGCAACCAATTTTGCCACTCATTCGCTTTCCAAGTTTTTCGATCAGCTATTTTTCGTGGATTACGAGACATTTCTTTGAAAGAGTGTATTGAGGTGAGGATATCGTCAATGGCGCCCATGTGTCTTTTTATATACCATTCATGTCCGAAGCCATCGAACCAAAGATTGCACAATTGTTTACAAACTCCCAGAAGGACTGCGTGCATGTAATCCACCGGACAATTCATAATAAcatcaaaatgtggaatagCTATTAAACAAGATATACCTTTTATACCATTGACAGGTACACCATGTTTTGAACAAAGGTCCATAGCGTTAACAGTATCTTGATAATTCCGCAATTGAATATCTGAAACGCAGCTGTATCGTATTTGTTTAGCGTCTGTTAGGATGCCTGGATGCTTACAGAAACTGCATGCTTCGTATCCGTTGAATTGTTTAATTTGTTGCAATTTGCAACGAGCAACACTATCTACGCAGCATGCAACAGTAAATACTTTGATGAccatttcttcgaaaatatgTAATCCTTTGTAAGCTAGATCCTGTAACTGATTCAAGAATGGTCTCATAAAAACATCCAAATCGGGATCACTACTACCAAGCCATAATCCTGCAACTATGGTATTCCGACGTAAAAATCGAAGCGAAGGAGGTAAGTCGTGTATCGTAACAATAATAGGCCATAAGGACTTCTTAATATTCGAGTTGAAAATTGCTACACCATCGGTATTGAACGATAtaaatattcgattttcttgtaGCAAATTTTGGATGACTCGACCTTGCCTAATATCATTAATGTAATGGTTTGACGTCGTCTGCATGTAATCAACTATATCTCTCCAGTTTCGTAGCAGCACATTTCTTAGATTCGTTATGATATCGAAAGATACGAAATATTCCGTTTTAGTACCGCCGCAGATTCGACACGATTCCGTTCCGTCTTCGCCAAGATATAAGCCACATGATTTGCATAAGTGATGACGTGTAAACTCGTTAGCCGCAAAGTATTTTGAAAAAGAATAAAATGTCATAGGTAGCGAAGTGTAGCCCACAATTATATTAACCAGGTTCAACAAATCCTCGAGTGCCTTGTTTGTAAGATTATGTCTCATAAAAATATGCAGAAGCATGAGCATAACCTCGTTCTTTGTAAGAGCCAAGTGCGGGTGCAACAGTTCAGCCGGATTTATATGTTCATATCTTTGCTTGCCCTGTCATGGAAAAAATAGGATATAGCTTGTATCTGGTTTACGCGGTACTTCAAAACTTACCGTATCATAGTCGATGTCTTGAAATGTATCTGATTCGAAATCAGATATTGATGACATATCACTACTATCCGAATTTGTATCTGATACACATTGATCGGCATACTGGTCCTGTTCTGATGCTAAATGGCGTGATGTTCCAGGCACTGCAATTGGGATTTCTGTTTGTAGCATCCTAACAGAATCTGTGTTGTTGTCATTTGTATCAGAGCTGGTATCTGATTCGAAATCAGTTATTGATGACATATCACTGTTATCCGAAGTTGTATCCGATATACGTTGATCGGCATACTGGTCCTGTTCTGATGCAAAATGGCGTGATGTTCCAGGCACTGTGATTGGGATTTCTGTTTGTACCATCCTAACAGAATCTGTGTTGTTGTCATTTGTATCAGAGTTGGTATCGCTTACATGAAACAGTATGGGAGGATCGAATTCGATTTCAATGTCAGTCTAAATAAAAATTTGGTAGATGTATAGGCTCGATAAATTTATGAAACATTTAGTTACCTGGTGGGCACTCGAAGATTGTCCTGATGAATTGATCGGTGGAGTGTCATTGGAGATGTTTGAACCTTTAGGAAATGTATCGAGCTGTCTTTCAACAGGTTTCTAAAAATCATGTTTGTGTTACATTTCCTTAGTTATATTAGTTAGTATTAGATATAGATATATTACTGCTTACTTTACGACACCTGCGAGCATACGGTGTTGACTGGTTTTTGTAGTACAGCCCATTAAGTCTCGAATTCCTCATTTTATTTGTGCTTAAATATAACTTAATCGAAATAACTATTTTTCGAGAAAGGCTATTCGTTAATAGAGAGCAATCGAAAGAATGTCCATTAATACACTAATAATAGGCTCACAGATGATTGTTGAACTGTTAACAACTCAACAAATATGTACTTGAAATAGATAAACGCAACAAACAAAATTATGTGAAAATATCTAATGTGATTTCTGACGTTTATACAGCGTTACGTTACACGGAGAAACTCATTTACTCATTAATTAGATTCTCACCATAAATTCTCACGAACACGAACGCACGATTTGTGGTTGAAAATAATCACATTTGATTTTGCAGTAATAGCTGCACGTGGATGCAAACAAGCTTTGAACAGTGTGGGTGATGCAGCGTGTAGGTAGACGCTAGAAGAAAGCCCAATGCACAACAAACATTCAGacaatgatttattttcatcaAGGTGAGGATGAAGACCAAGCGCAAGTTTTAGTGAAAAGAGTctttgaaaaacaatattttccaaTCATTCGAATTGCAATGACATTTTTTGAATAGCAAACAActgagtttaaaaaaaagtagcTACTACATAAAGAtggtcgcttcggttccctttgttctgctgtccgaaacatgttgggtaccgaactgccaaatcgtatgtattgtatgtaagatgttccggacaacgacgacagcgacaatctttatctcccgaatagaaaatacaatagaattaaatataatcaaatatcataaaatttcaatacattttattgatgaacattcaattctattgttcttctattgtaccaattaaattgaattattgttgttccaataaacgtacaataaaatctattgacagaaaaatgttgacaatagaattacaataaatcacaattaaatttatcatattgttacaataatttaTATTGTAATTCTTTTGGACTTTTTTATTCGCGTTGTatttaactaaaatatcttttttacccgtcaaatgcaatttgttgcgagtaaattgtgcaacgataagttccaaaaagtgacacacaaacacacacacacacacacacacacacacacacacacacacacacaaacacgcGCGCGCGCGGAGCTAACATCTCAATGTAAAATTTATTGTATATTATTTGTTCTGTTTACAAACATCTGATTTGATTGATTCTCATTGGGATCCACAAAAGTCAGTTGGGACCATTTGCTTAaagttggctgcaaaacaaacccaTTGTTTAAGATATGGATTACACCCACTTGATTGACAGCaccctacacggaagaaaaaaagtacccaaaattgagtatttttaaacttacttttgagttattttttctcttctctttcatccactctttcttttgttgtcaaaaacaaaagagccaaacaatccaacgacgccagttcaatacgggaagccaactttgagtttttttacctgaggtcgaaattgagtgaattaaacttacatttgggtaaataaattttccgttgggtacttttttaacatgggagtaaaggcaaactacttcgaccctacttaggctgtgaaccattccaccgattcgtttaacttttagttaaaatttgacagttcgatggttatttcgccgtggttaaaaataaccctgcttcggagcatggttagatttgacagttcgatagttaaactttgttcgtgagaaaattggcgccaaatccatttcgttctgaataactatcaatctgtcaaaactcaaatgggtcggcttcggagtaaaattttaaccacgatggaaaaataaccatcgaagtgtcaaattttaactaaaagttaaacgaatcggtggaatggttcacagccttactcaattttggcttcccgtacggatgttcgaggttgggtgaattaaactcactattgggtagtttatttcttccgtgtacaatATGACGtcataatttatatttttttggtgcTCCTCACCTTAATATTTTGCATTGCCTTCGCCACTTCTCTGATGTGTCATTTGCGGGAAAAAACGTTGAAACAGAAGACGAGTGCAATAAATAATACAATCCtgtgaaaatttgtttcaaaatgccTCCGAAAAAAAAGGCAAAGGTTTACAATGGTAGGCTTAAATAACATGTATGCTTTTTCGAAATATCTTTTCATCTCACTGAATTATTCTCTATTTCAGCGAAAGCATCAGAAAGAGCCCGAGCAAGAGCTTCTAACCTCCATTATTTGGAGAAAGCAGTAAGTATTTGTTTGCGTTTTCGGTTCCTAACCTATATCGTAATCCGCATTTTCAACTATGATTGGCAGAGTTGCTTCgagtattgtagatccagttgaaaaccgaactgagctctcgcgacaatcgcattttctttcatttccgaatgtcgcgactgcatcgcgagtggtgcgcatgatGGCTCACGgttatggcatagatgcgcactactcgcgatgcagttgtgACATCCGGAAATAGGAGAAAATGCggttgtcgcgagagctcagttcggttttcaactggatctacaatattgtCCATATAATTCGCCACACAGTTCGgaaatattgtcggcgtagcaccaagttagaattcggaagtcgggacttccgaaccgaactttcttccgaagttttatttgtcaaactaattgatgcgttcaCGCAGAAAAATggattgtagaaacaacaatattatggatcaaattcaacaataaatattgttaactcagggctaataatattttctgattgaattaatcaataatattgttgtttctacaatcaGAAATTTGTTTGGTACGAGTCattttattgttgaaacaacaatattattgttgaaatGATAGTCACCATATTATTGATTCAATGCGAGAATATTATCGATTCAACAATATTATATTGTTGAagtaataataatttatttggagattttcttttcttttcatttagtaaagaataaacaaaaacaaaataatgttACGTAAATGGTTTATTCTTAAATCCTTCAGatattatttgttatttgaGTTTGTTGATCTGTTGCTTTTGTAATTCTTGCATGGATTGAGAGGATGTCACAATCTGCCCCAGACGAAGACCCTGAAAATAAGACAATTTATGTTTAGGCATTTCATACATCTTTGGAAAACAAAGAACAGTTTATATTTGAATTTTAGGTGCAGCTTATCGTATgctaaaatgctatttttacCTGGAAAGACCTTCCCGCCATTTGTTTAGTAGTGAATATATACGACAGCGGCCGATAACATAGCCAGAACTAGCTTAATCTGAAATTATGATTGAAATTCACAATTATTATTTACTATCAATAGTTTGACGATTCAAACTCACGTATTAGCCAATAATATATTTGCAAAATACCACTGTTCCTAATTAAACTATAGTGTCTTCTATTTTTAATTACTGAAGCGACATATTGAGAAACTTAGAAAATGCGCACAGAAAATTACACGTTCAGTCTTATTTAGGCAGGCTCGTTTCAACAATATATATTGTTGAAGTAAAATGagtattgttgtttcaatcagaaaatattgtaaaatcaacaatcttttttttttgaatccaTAATATACcgattattgaaatcaacaatacattttattagtTTAACCATACGAAATTCTGCTGcgtgttgtttagcgcatctttaggcgaatccagcgcactacttccgaagtcgggaaagttgcctgtatctggagaaaaatccaacttcggtataaaaagcggtataaatttattccggatacacagtATTGTTTCGGGTTTCGATCTCATACATTTAGCGGGTTTCACTAGACGGCACAAAAAATGAATTGCCTCATTCAAAATACATGCGGAGTTGTTTCacacatcgggtgaattttccTCTCAAATGTACTGTGCCGACCCGTGAAACCTATCACATTGAAAATGTAAGAAAATGAAGCCATGGACTAGATTCCCATGGAGGGCCTAAACGCAATTCAGCGGAACGACGAAGCAAACCGAAAGTTTGGCAGTAAATATATGCTAACAGTCAAATCTGCCGTCGCCGTTTCGCTGTTTCGCGTTGGGGGCCTTATACACTTTTTCCAAGTAACaccgaaaaaaaacattttaacgTACAGTTAAGAAACTTGTTGTATGACGGTTAGAAAGATAAAATACAAAGCATAAcatgttcgaaaaaaaatatgaaaaggctAAACATACAGCTTTTTGATTATAGAACATGTTTTGAATTACATTCTCACAACTCGCTgatagggtaaccaacttgatttggacccctacacattttggaccctcctggcgacattttctaacgagtcgtcggactagcgaggtccggataagcggggggatactgtattgGGAAGCACTTCCTATACACTGGTAGAAAATACATTTTGATTTTCATAAGTCTTGCCTTATGAAACCCAatgaattcattttattttcatctCATAAGGTACCAATGGGAATCATAAGTTTGAATTATGAAATTCATACGAATTTATTGTGTAAACTTTTCATAAGGTATTCTTATGAACAGACCTTGTTCATTGCAGTGTTCATcctgatcgtcttgacagctaACCAAAAAAATGGCTCACTTCTGCTGCATTTTTTCTACGCCATCAATGTGAGTCTGTTTCAACCGAAATAATCACGAATTTTTACAATATCTTTATTTCCTTCCATTTCAGCAACATTACAACAACTGCCATGTCAGAAAGATGTCCGAAAATATGGAAGCAACTGCCTGTGTCGGTTATTCAGTCGATTCGACCAAGGCACTCTCCCGAAGTCTTCCAAAGCCGGAAACAACTCCACAAGTCCTTCAGTTTTGCCTCCCCTGATTACTGCGCTCTACTATGCAAAATGTGTACACGGTTTGAAGAATGATGCTGTTCCTGTGAAATAATATTTTCCGGTTTCCTCCGACTTCGGTACGATCACTGACATCAGTGGCTATAGCCAAACGGACGAAAGATGTGGGAAAGCGACAGGTTTCGGTTAAAACAATCAAGGTAATATTCGGCCACAAGGTTTAGGATTACTTATAGAAAGAACTATATACAACATTTTCATTTTCCAGTACAGGAAGACCACGATGAATTGAATCATCGTCTGAAACAGCAACTCGTGAACTCGTCATTAAGAAGAAAGCTCCGGTACATAAATAGACTCCAAGCTTTGGATTGCAGTATATACGTAATACTCATAATCAAtgacttcttatttttcttatcaaTTTCAGGAATTATATGGACGATCTGGAACTGATTGGCGTAGCTTGACCACCAGCTAAGAACGGCAAAGCTAGTCGCCAAAACATCAAAGTATGCGTACGGCTAGACTAAACGGTGTTACCGATGGCTATCACGCTGGAAACCAACTATTCGGGCATCTGTAGTAGCCGTTGAGCGTAATGCAGGATATAGTGATCGGTGCAATTCTTTAAGTAGATACTGAGGAGATTTAGCCAATGCTTCAACTTCAGAACCATACTGGTCAACACCCAACACAAAGTGCCAGTGCCAGTTTTCATGCCGTCACTCATTTTTAACAGCACATCGGTTTCAGCATCTCATGCAGTTTGGACACCATTCAGAAAGCTCTGCTTGGAATAGCTCCTTTTGATAATTATGTAGTGGCGTGTTGATCAACAGTTCGTGAGCTAATGCTAATGTTGGAACCTTTCCTTAGCCATGTGgtgagatgcgcggctacaaaacgaGATCACTGAGTTCAATTTTTGTCCCGTCATAGGAAATTTACATTTCTGACTAAGTTGCAAGGCAAAAGGAAATCGAAGATGGGaaatgttttgaagaaattgttcTTGTACGACTTCATTCGATAACATTCCGAGCAGCATACTAAATTTGTTCTACGCAGGCCAATTTGAACGACACCTTTTCATAGTTTGTCAGCAAGGATTTGAGCTTGGATGTTTCCAACGACAGTTCATGCTTACGACACATCTGTTGCTTGCGCTCGCAGTTTATGGTAATATCGAAGCAGCAACCAAAAAATGTCCTCAGCAATAACTAAGTTTGGATGCTTTCAACTTGGAAATTGCAAGACCTATTTCGTTCGTCATATCGGTGTCGGTATCACTGGACCAAGGCTGCATATTTGACACATTCTTTGATACATTACAGTAGTAATATGTACTAGGTATTTGGTTAAAGTGTTGCTACTTAACAGCTGATTAGGGATGCAATTCCTTGTCGGTGTCGGATCGTAATTAGTTTCTCCGGAGGCAATTTTTAACGGTTACACATGCTTATTAAATTCATTAATATGTATTCGGATATTGTAGTTCATTGCGTTACCCAAGTTAATTGCATTCACGCCTTAAAACGAAGTCGATCGTTTGCATTGTTATGAgacatatcttcttcttcttcatcggcATCCCATCCCCCACTGGCACTTTGACGCCTCGCAGCtcgcagtgttcattaagcactttcaactgttattaactgcgcggtttctaagccaaggtaccatttctgcattcgtacatcatgacTCATGacgctaacacaatgatacttttatgcccaggaaagtcgagacaatttccaacccgaaaatttcctagatcggaccgggaaacgaacccagccaccctcagcatggttttgctttgtagccgcgcatcttaccgtacggctaatgACATAAATCCTGTAGCAATAGAATCTGAATATAGTGGGagtgaataaataaatacataattattAAAAAACGTTTTATCGGCTTGGTTTTAattcataatttattttaagttgaataaaaaaaatcataccatCTAAATAAGCACTTCATAACACtgccttatgaaatttcataaggttaatcaatgaaaattttaaggCAAACTTTATGAGGAACATATGTCTCATTATGGGCAAAATTCATCCAAGGTTCATTCTGTTCCATAAGGCAACCTTATGattttcaattgattttctTGTGGCTAAACTTCATAAGGTAAGTTAATGAACTTCGGAAGGTTTTTTCCGGCAGTGTAGGAgtccaaaataggacagttaTCCTAGCATGTCAATTTTTaacatttgtttggtttttcaagatattttgttTTACATTCTTACGACATAAAACATGTCGTCAGGTTTATTTCACCAACTTACCAATAACATGTTCATATGGTGACATTTGTTTACTCAGAAGATATGTAGTTATGATGCCGGTTAAGCTCAAATCAGTGTTTCGAACTTGATTTTAACATCTGCGTAATGAACAATTTTCTTATCTTCttcataaattatttaaataatttattcgtataaaaaaaattgtttttgtctATATAGCTGCTTGCGGTCAAATCGGATAATCAATCTGAAGAATATAGCAGCACCGGCCACGTGTTCGTAGCTGTAGATAAGAATGTCAGCTCTAAAAGTATTGGACAAGCCGATCTCACGGAATATGACCATGACCCACTCGATTTAAGCCAAGGAGAATCtcaagaaaaaacaatgatCGTACAGGATGCCAAGTTCACATTGGATCCGGCTACCGTATCCGAGACCATATCAGTCCCTTACGCGGCGTCTTCGTTTATACGATCACCGCCAGCTGCTCATATTGAAATTTCATCCATAAGATTTTCACAACCTGTCCCAGTGGAACATGCTGCGCCATCAAGTTCTTCATCACAAGAGTTGTCGTGCACACAACCGGTTCGACTAAAGTCGAAGGTTGCGGTAGGACCACCAACATCATTGTCAACGCTCACAACTTCAACAACACTCCCGTTAACCAGCTCTGTTCTGGTTCCATCAACAGCCTCCAAGGCAGATGCTTCCTCGCAGGCAGTAACGCCAACTCCTGCTGCACGAGCGTTTTTCTCGAAAGGACCACAAGCTGTTCATTTAACAACACTGTCAGCCACACCCGCTGCAATACACCAGCATACACAGGAgtttcaaaactcttcgttggCATCCATGGTACAGCTTCCACAGGATTCCTCTGAGATATTTGCTACTTCGTCAAAAGTGCCTCCTGTTACATTAACAGCTGATGCACCGGCACATTCTTCGAAGAAAACATCGGCATTGTTAATGTCACCACATGTACAAGCTTCTTCGTCGAATACATTGCCAGTATCTTCGTTCGGATTGTCCCCAATTGAGTATCCATCATCGCCATCATCAACTGCATCACCGTCATCACCAACACCGCTACAACCATTGAACGATTCAACGGACGAAGACGAAGGAAGTAAGGATGAAAAGTATGCCAAACTTCTCTCCAAACATTTAAGGCAAAAAGAATTGTTCAATGCATCGCGAAAAAAAAACGCAAGATTCAAACTGGAGGTGGCAGAATTGAAAGATATTGTGGTCCACGCAGTGGCTGAGGCCAAGAAAGCTAGGACAGGGGAAAATGCAAATGTAAGTATTTCC comes from Armigeres subalbatus isolate Guangzhou_Male chromosome 2, GZ_Asu_2, whole genome shotgun sequence and encodes:
- the LOC134216332 gene encoding uncharacterized protein LOC134216332 isoform X1, which gives rise to MRNSRLNGLYYKNQSTPYARRCRKKPVERQLDTFPKGSNISNDTPPINSSGQSSSAHQTDIEIEFDPPILFHVSDTNSDTNDNNTDSVRMVQTEIPITVPGTSRHFASEQDQYADQRISDTTSDNSDMSSITDFESDTSSDTNDNNTDSVRMLQTEIPIAVPGTSRHLASEQDQYADQCVSDTNSDSSDMSSISDFESDTFQDIDYDTGKQRYEHINPAELLHPHLALTKNEVMLMLLHIFMRHNLTNKALEDLLNLVNIIVGYTSLPMTFYSFSKYFAANEFTRHHLCKSCGLYLGEDGTESCRICGGTKTEYFVSFDIITNLRNVLLRNWRDIVDYMQTTSNHYINDIRQGRVIQNLLQENRIFISFNTDGVAIFNSNIKKSLWPIIVTIHDLPPSLRFLRRNTIVAGLWLGSSDPDLDVFMRPFLNQLQDLAYKGLHIFEEMVIKVFTVACCVDSVARCKLQQIKQFNGYEACSFCKHPGILTDAKQIRYSCVSDIQLRNYQDTVNAMDLCSKHGVPVNGIKGISCLIAIPHFDVIMNCPVDYMHAVLLGVCKQLCNLWFDGFGHEWYIKRHMGAIDDILTSIHSFKEMSRNPRKIADRKTWKANEWQNWLLLYSSVCLKKYLPQKYYDHFLLLVSVIQTFLSNTITDLEIQNCETQLKLFVEQFEQLYGIDEMKYNVHLLLHIPLCVRNYGPLWTFSLFNFEDMNGVLKKYVKGPKDPILQIATRCTLAQVQENTDYALIRHDEVNKFCKNLHKTSKSETKCLTKTFTIPTHIRNTYHNNNFEERDSMIQNRYFFKRSKITPNKTKTSSDDSTFTIYSEGNHIYGVIVNILYSEPNYYLLYRPLDIETEQGLLVIRKERNELLLIETNNSLKKCVKIFAFENVYIRPVEFVPWVD
- the LOC134216332 gene encoding uncharacterized protein LOC134216332 isoform X2, whose amino-acid sequence is MVQTEIPITVPGTSRHFASEQDQYADQRISDTTSDNSDMSSITDFESDTSSDTNDNNTDSVRMLQTEIPIAVPGTSRHLASEQDQYADQCVSDTNSDSSDMSSISDFESDTFQDIDYDTGKQRYEHINPAELLHPHLALTKNEVMLMLLHIFMRHNLTNKALEDLLNLVNIIVGYTSLPMTFYSFSKYFAANEFTRHHLCKSCGLYLGEDGTESCRICGGTKTEYFVSFDIITNLRNVLLRNWRDIVDYMQTTSNHYINDIRQGRVIQNLLQENRIFISFNTDGVAIFNSNIKKSLWPIIVTIHDLPPSLRFLRRNTIVAGLWLGSSDPDLDVFMRPFLNQLQDLAYKGLHIFEEMVIKVFTVACCVDSVARCKLQQIKQFNGYEACSFCKHPGILTDAKQIRYSCVSDIQLRNYQDTVNAMDLCSKHGVPVNGIKGISCLIAIPHFDVIMNCPVDYMHAVLLGVCKQLCNLWFDGFGHEWYIKRHMGAIDDILTSIHSFKEMSRNPRKIADRKTWKANEWQNWLLLYSSVCLKKYLPQKYYDHFLLLVSVIQTFLSNTITDLEIQNCETQLKLFVEQFEQLYGIDEMKYNVHLLLHIPLCVRNYGPLWTFSLFNFEDMNGVLKKYVKGPKDPILQIATRCTLAQVQENTDYALIRHDEVNKFCKNLHKTSKSETKCLTKTFTIPTHIRNTYHNNNFEERDSMIQNRYFFKRSKITPNKTKTSSDDSTFTIYSEGNHIYGVIVNILYSEPNYYLLYRPLDIETEQGLLVIRKERNELLLIETNNSLKKCVKIFAFENVYIRPVEFVPWVD
- the LOC134216334 gene encoding uncharacterized protein LOC134216334, whose product is MPPKKKAKVYNAKASERARARASNLHYLEKALLAVKSDNQSEEYSSTGHVFVAVDKNVSSKSIGQADLTEYDHDPLDLSQGESQEKTMIVQDAKFTLDPATVSETISVPYAASSFIRSPPAAHIEISSIRFSQPVPVEHAAPSSSSSQELSCTQPVRLKSKVAVGPPTSLSTLTTSTTLPLTSSVLVPSTASKADASSQAVTPTPAARAFFSKGPQAVHLTTLSATPAAIHQHTQEFQNSSLASMVQLPQDSSEIFATSSKVPPVTLTADAPAHSSKKTSALLMSPHVQASSSNTLPVSSFGLSPIEYPSSPSSTASPSSPTPLQPLNDSTDEDEGSKDEKYAKLLSKHLRQKELFNASRKKNARFKLEVAELKDIVVHAVAEAKKARTGENANTFTHDPDIDMTVGQIEKVNTISRSVATFAQNLAMHLYGAENLREMSVKGRASNRTKNTPDDHPPRPGISPKKLQFIYAKARERVALEVGVHNLGQIKTLSNESLINKAIAEKIANLRKAAKHAQNRNNTAA